The Candidatus Endomicrobium procryptotermitis genomic sequence AACGGTTAAGAGGTAATTATGCATAAACCAATCTTTTTAAATAATATAAGCTTATATTTCCCGAACAAAATCTGTTTTGAAAATTTTTCGGCACAAATACAATCTGGATATCATATTGCGATAATAGGAAATAATGGCAGCGGAAAATCAACGCTTTTAAAAATCATAAAAGGCGATACTGATCTCTCCGAAGGTGAAATTCAAAATAATGAAAATATTGTTTTCGGATACGTTCCCCAATTGATTTACGAATATGACAATTTAAGCGGAGGAGAAAAGTTTAATAAAGCGCTAAGCGGCGCTTTTGCTCTTCAGCCAGATGTTTTGCTGCTTGACGAACCCACAAATCATCTGGATTTAAAAAACCGTAAATCGCTGATGACAATGCTTGAACATTACAGGGGCACTCTGATAGTTGTTTCGCATGACGTAGATCTGCTGAGAAGCTCGATTAATACAATCTGGCATATAGATAATGGCCGCGTTAATATTTTCACGGGCAAATATGATGATTACAGGAATGCAGCAGCACAGAAAAGGCTGGGCATTGAAGACGAGTTGCGCTGCCTTAAAAAAGAGAAAAAAGAAAGTAATCAGTCCATGATGAAAGAGCAGCAGAGAGCTGCAAAAAGCAAACAGCGCGGAGAAAAACTTGTAGCGCAGAAAAGATGGCTGCCTGTCGTAGGCGGCGCCAAACAAAATACCGCATCTAAAACGACAGGAAACCGCCATGTCATGCTGACAGAGAAGCAGGAAAATCTTAACAAACAGCTTTCTTCTTTAAGAATTTCCGAAATACTGAAACCGAAATTTTTGCTGACTGCAAAAGATATTGATTCGAGAACCGTTCTTTCATTAAGCGGCGCAAGCGTAAGTTACGCGGATAAAGTCATTGTTAAAAACATAAACTTTTCAGTATCCGCGGGAGAACGCATTGCAATAACAGGCGATAACGGTTCGGGAAAAACAACTATATTTAAAGCGGTGTTAGGATACACTGAAGTTACAAAAAAAGGCGTTTGGGATGTCCTACCTGTTGAAGATATCGGATATCTTGACCAGTATTACGATATTCTGGAAGACAAAAAAACTGTTCTGGAAACAATTGCGGAACTTTTGCCGCAAAAGACTCATGCGGAAATAAGAGATTTTTTGAACGATTTTCTTTTCAGAAAAAATGAAGACGTAAACAAACAGGTTTCTGTTCTTTCTGGAGGAGAAAAGGCAAGGCTAAGCCTTGCAAAGATAGCCGCAAAAACGCCAAAGCTGCTTTTGATTGACGAGATAACAAATAATATAGATATTGAAACAAAAGAGCATGTAACCGAAGTTTTGAGGCAGTATCCCGGAGCGATGATTATAATTTCACATGACAATACTTTTTTAAAAGATATAGGAATAGAATATTTCTATAAATTGTAATATCATATTTTCATTCTCAATACGGTAAGTTTTGGAAACAGGTGGGCAAGTTCGCTCTTTATCGGTATTTTTGCAGTTTGGTTTTGTCTTCCGGGCGCAATTATATATGAGGGAGTGTTGGCAAAACCATCGTACATTTTGTCTATGGTCATTATTTCGGGCTCAAATTTATAAGGTGAAAGAAGTTCGACAACATCTCCCTTTTTTAACTTATTTCTTATATCTATTATCAAATAATCTCCGCCGTTTTCCTTAACATATCCTATATTGCGCCAACTGCTTTTGCTTGAA encodes the following:
- a CDS encoding ATP-binding cassette domain-containing protein, with amino-acid sequence MHKPIFLNNISLYFPNKICFENFSAQIQSGYHIAIIGNNGSGKSTLLKIIKGDTDLSEGEIQNNENIVFGYVPQLIYEYDNLSGGEKFNKALSGAFALQPDVLLLDEPTNHLDLKNRKSLMTMLEHYRGTLIVVSHDVDLLRSSINTIWHIDNGRVNIFTGKYDDYRNAAAQKRLGIEDELRCLKKEKKESNQSMMKEQQRAAKSKQRGEKLVAQKRWLPVVGGAKQNTASKTTGNRHVMLTEKQENLNKQLSSLRISEILKPKFLLTAKDIDSRTVLSLSGASVSYADKVIVKNINFSVSAGERIAITGDNGSGKTTIFKAVLGYTEVTKKGVWDVLPVEDIGYLDQYYDILEDKKTVLETIAELLPQKTHAEIRDFLNDFLFRKNEDVNKQVSVLSGGEKARLSLAKIAAKTPKLLLIDEITNNIDIETKEHVTEVLRQYPGAMIIISHDNTFLKDIGIEYFYKL